The genomic DNA CTGCCGTCGTGCCATTGGTACGGCGGACCTGCAACGCGGCCCAGCCGCCTGTGACGAAACCGAAATGTCCCCAGCCCTCCAGCCTCATCGCCAGACCCGCCAGACCATCGTGCGCCTGCTTTCCAGCATGGCCAGCGCGAAGGAGATCAGCCAGTACCTCAAGCGCTTCTCGCAGCTCGATGCCAAGCGCTTCGCCGTGGTCAAGGTCGGCGGTGCCGTGCTGCGCGATGACCTGGATGCGCTGACGTCTTCGCTGTCGTTCCTGCAGGAAGTCGGCCTGACGCCGATCGTGCTGCACGGCGCCGGCCCGCAGCTGGATGCCGAACTGGCCGCGGCCGGCATCGAGAAGCAGACCGTCAACGGCCTGCGGGTGACCTCGCCGGAGGCCTTGGCGATCGTGCGCCAGGTGTTCCAGCAGTCCAACCTGCGACTGGTCGAGGCGCTGCAGCAGAACGGTGCGCGCGCCACCTCGATCACCGGTGGCGTGTTTGAAGCGGAGTACATGGACCAGGACGTCTACGGTCTGGTCGGTGAAGTCCGCAAGGTCAACCTCGCCCCGATCGAGGCCAGCCTGCGGGCCGGGTCGATCCCGGTCATCACCAGCCTGGGCGAAACGCGCAGTGGGCAGATACTCAACGTCAACGCGGACTTCGCGGCAAACGAGCTGGTGCAGGAGCTGCAGCCGTACAAGATCATTTTCCTGACGGGCACCGGCGGCCTGCTCGACGAGGACGGGAAGGTGATCGATTCGATCAACCTCTCCACCGAGTACGCCGACCTGATGACCCAGCCGTGGATCCACGGTGGCATGAAGGTGAAGATCGAACAGATCAAGGACCTGCTGGATCGTCTGCCGCTGGAGTCGTCGGTGTCGATCACCCGGCCGGCCGATCTGGCCAAGGAACTGTTCACCCATAAAGGATCGGGCACGCTGGTGCGCAAGGGCGAGAAGGTGCTGCGCGCCACCTCGTGGGACGAACTGGACCTGCCACGCCTGCGCGGCTTGATCGAATCCAGTTTTGGTCGCGTGCTGGTCGCGGATTACTTCGACAGGACCCGGCTGCTGCGTGCCTATGTCAGCGAGAACTACCGGGCGGCGGTGATCCTGACCGACGAAGCGGAAGGCGTGTATCTGGACAAGTTCGCCGTGCTCGATGATGCACAGGGCGAGGGGCTGGGCCGTGCGGTCTGGAATGTCATGCTGGACGAGACGCCGCAGCTGTTCTGGCGGTCTCGCAACGGCAACCCGATCAACCACTTCTACTACGCCGAATCCGATGGCTGCTACAAGCAGGGCAGCTGGAAGACGTTCTGGTACGGTGCGGATGGCTTTGACCGCATCA from Stenotrophomonas sp. 169 includes the following:
- a CDS encoding acetylglutamate kinase translates to MSPALQPHRQTRQTIVRLLSSMASAKEISQYLKRFSQLDAKRFAVVKVGGAVLRDDLDALTSSLSFLQEVGLTPIVLHGAGPQLDAELAAAGIEKQTVNGLRVTSPEALAIVRQVFQQSNLRLVEALQQNGARATSITGGVFEAEYMDQDVYGLVGEVRKVNLAPIEASLRAGSIPVITSLGETRSGQILNVNADFAANELVQELQPYKIIFLTGTGGLLDEDGKVIDSINLSTEYADLMTQPWIHGGMKVKIEQIKDLLDRLPLESSVSITRPADLAKELFTHKGSGTLVRKGEKVLRATSWDELDLPRLRGLIESSFGRVLVADYFDRTRLLRAYVSENYRAAVILTDEAEGVYLDKFAVLDDAQGEGLGRAVWNVMLDETPQLFWRSRNGNPINHFYYAESDGCYKQGSWKTFWYGADGFDRIRAYVEHCAQRAPSLQG